The Vibrio crassostreae genomic interval ATCGACGTTTCGCTGTTCATCCTAATCATTGGTGGCTTCTTAGGACTAGTAACTAAGACGGGGGCGATTGATGCCGGTATCGAACGCGTTACCGCCCGATTAGAAGGGCGAGAAGAGTTGATGATACCAATACTGATGGCACTGTTCGCCGCAGGCGGTACTGTCTACGGCATGGCGGAAGAATCACTACCATTCTATACATTGTTGGTGCCTGTAATGATGGCTGCTCGCTTTGACCCTCTGGTGGCTGCTGCGACGGTACTACTTGGCGCAGGGATTGGGGTGCTAGGTTCAACCATTAACCCATTCGCAACCGTGATCGCTGCCAACGCCTCTGGCATTCCATTTACCGACGGTATCGTGTTGCGTATTGCGATGTTGATTATTGGTTGGGGTATCTGTGTCGCCTACGTGATGCGCTACGCAAGAATGGTTCAAGCCGATCCAAGCAAATCGATTGTGTACGACAAATACGAAGAGAACAAAGCGCACTTCCTTGGCAACGCAAGTGGCGAAAAACTGGAATTCACCGCAACTCGTAAACTGATTCTGACCATTTTTGGTGGTTCATTCGCGGTAATGATTTACGGTGTATCCGTTGCTGGGTGGTGGATGGCAGAGATCTCTGCAATGTTCTTAGCAGCAACCATCATCGTCGGTATTGTGGCTCGTATGAGCGAAGAAGAGTTTACCACCAGCTTTATTGATGGTGCCCGTGACCTACTTGGTGTTGCGCTTATCATAGGTATTGCACGTGGTATCGTAGTGGTGATGGACCGCGGTATGATCACCGATACCATTCTGTTCTCTGCAGAACAAATGGTAACGGGGCTTTCTTCGGTTATCTTCATTAACGTGATGTTCTTCTTAGAGATTCTACTGTCGTTCTTAGTTCCATCGACCTCTGGCTTGGCGGTACTTACCATGCCAATCATGGCACCACTGGCTGACTTTGCTGGCGTAGGTCGTGACCTGGTTATCACCGCGTACCAATCAGCATCTGGCTTGGTGAACCTAATTACGCCAACCTCCGCGGTAGTGATGGGTGGCTTGGCGATTGCTCGCGTCCCTTATGTACGCTGGGTTAAATGGGTAATGCCACTAGTCGGTATCTTGATGGTGTTCTGCATCATTGTTCTGAGTATTGGTGCGCTTATCTAAAACCTACACACCTCACTTTCTCACTCAAAGCCGCTTTCTAGCGGCTTTTTTGTCACTATCGATGACCAACAAAACCCTTCCATCGAAACACCCTCACAAGCTGCACACGCATCATTAAAAGCCTCCCTACCACCCTATCTACCTATCTATCAAAGCAACAAAACGTAAACGAGCTGAGAGACTTGCTAGAAAGAAAATCTAACCTTTAAGTATCGACGCTAAGGTTAATTAAAAAGCAAATATTCATCGCTACTATATTTAGAGAAATACTTAGTCACTTATTAGCGTTAATTATATTTAAAGTAATTTACGCTGTAATAAGCAAAGGACTAGTATTGGCTATTTTCATAGAAAACCGGATTAAAACACTCGATTATAAAGTGTGACCGCAATAGCTTTATTCGCATTTAAATTGTTAAGAAATAATTAATTTCACATTCAAAATTAAATATATAAATACTAACATTGCATACTTCCACCTTAAGCTCATTCCTATCAATAAATTTAATTTGCATATAAAGCCCTAGAATTTCCATTCTAGTAATACGAGTGAAAAAAGTATGCATAATGTTCCCAAAGAGTTAACTATTTAGAAGGGATAGCCA includes:
- a CDS encoding YfcC family protein, with protein sequence MTTQTIPSEKKKGGFFANFKFPSAYTILFILIAFVALLTWIVPAGQYDRAMNEELGREVPVTGTYQAVEGNPQGVIDVLLAPIDGFYDHNSYEAAAIDVSLFILIIGGFLGLVTKTGAIDAGIERVTARLEGREELMIPILMALFAAGGTVYGMAEESLPFYTLLVPVMMAARFDPLVAAATVLLGAGIGVLGSTINPFATVIAANASGIPFTDGIVLRIAMLIIGWGICVAYVMRYARMVQADPSKSIVYDKYEENKAHFLGNASGEKLEFTATRKLILTIFGGSFAVMIYGVSVAGWWMAEISAMFLAATIIVGIVARMSEEEFTTSFIDGARDLLGVALIIGIARGIVVVMDRGMITDTILFSAEQMVTGLSSVIFINVMFFLEILLSFLVPSTSGLAVLTMPIMAPLADFAGVGRDLVITAYQSASGLVNLITPTSAVVMGGLAIARVPYVRWVKWVMPLVGILMVFCIIVLSIGALI